The genomic region CAGTTCGTTTGTTTGCAGATAGAGCAGCAGCGCTTTCCAATGGGGACTGACGCTGTCCAACTGCTGCCAGATTGCTGGGCGGAATCGAATCGGAGGCGCGTACGGTGGCACAGAGTTGTGCCCTTTGGTTTCTCGAGCGGGGGCGATGTCCACTTGGTAAGGGTGCAAGTTTTAGTTTGCGGATGTCTGATGTCGCCCAAGATAAGCGTCTGGCGGAGAGCGATGTAGAATCAAGAGTATCAGTGCTAGCGACTCGCCGTTCTCAAGTGGAGAACGTGGGATTTACAAAGACGTTAGTGCTCAGTTAAGCGTAGTGACATATCGACTGGGCGAAGACGCGATTATCGTCGCATATAGTCAACCGTATGGGCGCTTTCATAATTTACGTATCTTAGAGTGTGTTCTAGTCGCCCCTTAGTCATAGATCTAGGATCTAGTGAAAAAATGGGGCGACATCATTGGATTATTGCCGTCAAAAAATACCCTATTGAATATCTATGTACTTCCTTATTTCAAACTGAACAAGATCATCTTGCGACTTTATATACTTAGAAAATTCGCTATTGTATTTAACCTCGCCCAATTCACTTATTGAAATATTCCCCGTCTGCTTGTCACGTTCCAGTTTGTTAACCAAAGATCCGCTAATGCCCATTTTGACAAACTCGGCATTCATTTTTTTTGTGGTCCCGTAAATATGCAGGTTGTACTCATTTTCAGTAAGAAGGCGTAAGTCATACAGGGCTTTCACGTACTCATTTAAACTATAAGAAACAAAGTCACTTTCTATCTTGATTTTCACAAGTGCCAAGTTTACCAGTTCTTTGTCTGTTTTTTTTGATAGATCTATATATACATTATTTCCGTGCACGCCATCGACCCTATTTTTGGCTATCTCTCCATAGGAACTTCCAATGAAAAACTCTTTTCCACTATCAGTAAATTTAATGCTCTGAAAATACCCCACCGTTTCTGACAAATGGTCCTTAAGGTTCAAACGGTGTAGATTTCTCGTGAATAATTTGTAGAAGTCCCTGGCTTTTGGGTGCTGAAGGCGAAGAAACGCAGCGTCTGAAATCTGATTCTCAAGGGTCTTGATAAAAAACAAATGCACCTTATCGATTACGTCAGATGTGACCCACTCCTCGCTTGAAAAAATTGTGTCGAGACGCCCTTCAAGTAATCCAAAGACTGACTCAGGATTATAATATACGGATGAAATTCCTGACTCCATCAGAGTATGCTTTACCTTGCTAGACTCGACCCCATCACTGTATATCAGGAAATCCTCTTTGCTCCGAAGATATTCCAGTTTGCTAATTTTTTGCTCTAGATCATCTAAGCTTTCTTGATCGGTGCTCTCGCGTGCTATCTCCAAATCCTTAGTTATCCGGTCTAGGTCGAAATTCAGCAGTAGCGGGTTTTCTATCTTGTCTTTAAATGTACCGTTTTTCAGAAGTCTTATTTTGTTTTCCATTTTTCCACCTTTCCGGTTAAACTCGTCTGAGTTTACAAAGTGTATAGGTGGAAGAAGCCTTTCGAGAGATTTTCTGCTGTCGTCGAAAACTTCGTTAAGCCTATTTACCCTGCCAATCAGGTTGGTTAGTGATTTTCCATCTAGGTCGTAAGTATTAAGAATGTAAAGGTTGTCGATCGGTAGGTTGACTCCCTCAAGAATCACTGAGTTCGCGACCATGTACTTAAGTTCTTTGGTTTGCGAAAATTTGTGCTCCAAGTATTCTTTTATTAAGTCCGGGAGCTTTCCATGCAAATAGATCAATCCCTTTTTTATGTGGTCCACACAATAGAAATCGGTGTGAACGTTGTTCGAAATTGTTTGAGATAGGTCGTTGAGAGCTATTGATTCCATATAAGCCAGCTTCTGGCTTACAAGCATGGAAAGCTCTTCAACTTTTTTGGGTGCTCTGAGGTATAGGAAGTTTTTTTCTTTTTTATTCTTGATTATGTAATTAACGAAACTCGACTCGTTTTCTAAGTGATAAAATTCGTTCATGAATCTGTTGTAAGCGTGTTGCTCTCCATTTGTTTTTAATTCATATATGTCCGGCTCTTTGATATTGCTCGCAATGCGCCTCTCGAAAATTTTCTGGCTTTCATACGTTTTGAGGTTTTCAGTTTCAGAGATCAGTGGCGACAGGTAGTAGTTTATCGATTCCGGGTTTCGGAGCCTATTCCTACGTATCAGCCTTGTCAGCAGAATGCTTCTTGCGTCCATTTCGAAGAGGTTGTGGGCCTCATCAATCACCAGCAGGTCAAAAGATATACTGGTATTTTTTAAAAGTCTAAGGGCGCGTTCTTGAGTAAATATGGAAATAAAATCCCCTGCGCCATCATACATTTCATCATGGAATATAATGTGGCGAAGCGGGAAATTTGCTTTGATTAGTTTGTAAGTTTGAATTAGAAGTGACTTTGTTGGGACGATGATTGCGGTTGTCTTGGGATTCCTTGATTTTATTATGTCAACAATTAATGTGCTTTTCCCAAATGAGGTTGGTGCAATGTAACAGTTTTCCTTGCTATTGCTGTCAATTATGTGCTCCCGATATTTTTTCTGCTCGTAGGTTTCGGTTATATCATTGTTCAGGAATTTCTCTAGCTGGTACTCTAAGGTGAAATTTGTGCTGGTTAAGTTTTCCGTTAATTTGTTTTTTGATATGTATTGCGCTATCGGATAGATCCCGAAGTTCGAGCTTGCGTCTAATAGTGGCTGATAATAATTGTTGTTTATTGCGCACTTCAAGGTTATGTAGTATGCAATTTCAAAGTAGGTTGATTTTCTTTTGTCGCCACTGTATTCGTTAAAAAATATAATTGCACAGCTTAGGATAAACTCGAGCTCTCTATCATCAAGCTGAATATTTAGAGATGTCTTTTTCATGACTTCTGAGAATAATTTGTTGTTCTTGAGCCAAGTCAGGCTAATTGCCATTTTACTTCTCCAGGTATTTGATAAAGCTATCTAAGCTCGATTTTGTCAAGCACATAGCTTTGATCGTTTTTCCGTTAAATCCCAGTACGAAGCTATTATCAGTTAAGATTTCAGAGCTCGCTGTTGAATCCCATGACCCATTTAAAAAAATAGTTGAGTAAGTAATAATGTTGAATTCTGTTATCTTACTAAAGGTGCCTTTGTCGAACATGTCCTGAAGAAGTTTTATTTTCTTTCTAATTGATTTTTCCGTCCCTACATCTATGTGGGAAGCATGATTGTAGGCATTCTTCCATGGATTATTTTTACCTTTCTCGCTTTTCCCGGAAACGTACTTTTCTAAGTCGGAATAGGCATGTTTTAGCTTGTCTTTGTGACTGATTTTTTTACTAGAAATGGAACCGGATTTGCTTTCGAGTAGATAGGTTTCCGCGTCCTTAGAGAAAAAGCCATCAAACCCTTTTTTTATTGAGCCTTCTTCTAGATTGAAGAATAGAAATTCCTGTTTGTATCCGGCTGTTCTTAAATATAAGTGCGCAAAGAGCTCTGCGGCTGCTCCCATACGAGTTTTTTCATCTTTATCTTCAAGAAATTTCCTAAGTCTTAGTTTAACTAAATCTAATTCACTATCGGAGCTTCCTTCACATATTGATACCAAGAAATCATCAAGGCATTTGGTTATCTTGGTGTCTAAGGACTCTATGTTAAAGACATGTAGTTCGTGCGTTGGGGATATTAGCTTTATTTCAACTGGAAGCATTTTTTTAGTCCAGGTTTGCGAGCTATGTAATAAAGGTAACGCTGCCATGCCCCAGGTCGCTCCACCAAATTGGTGGATTTGCTTGGTGCTGCCAGACGTATCGATAGTGAGGTAGTGCAGGTAGCGATAGGTGCGCCGGACCAGCTTTCGGGCGAGCCGCCGCGTCGAATATTTGTCGTGATAGTCTTGGGCTAGCGGATTGAGCCGGGCAACCGGCAACGTCCGGCTTGGCTTACCCACTGTTTGGGGGATGATAGGGGGCAAGTCCATTTTTCAACCTTTTAGAAATCCTTATCCATCCACAATCTACCGAAATTTCAACTGATGGTACGATAGAGTTGCGTAGTGCTGAGACGTCGCTGCGGCCTCGTTGAGATTTAACCCGGGCGCTCAGGCTGTACCAATGGTGCAACAGCGTAAAACTATCTCTTCTATAGATATTCTAAACTTTAGAGTAAATTTAATAGTTATACATGTTTGACTTTGGATTCATGACGCCTTCAACGCCCATATCAGATAACCCTTTTTTCAATGCTTGATATATGAAAAAGAAGCTTGGAAGTTGTAGTCTTTTCTTTCCGTCTACTTTCTGTTTGCGCAATGTGGACGCGATATCTTTTTTGCGTATGTTGAACGGGCTTGAATGGCTTCTATTATAACCGTGTTTAGAAAGAAGGCTTTTGCGGAGCTTAATAGATTTGAAAACTGCTAATACCAGCCATGTATCGAGCTGGCGTAGTTGTGATTCGTCATTGAGGAGCGGATAGAAGCTCATTGTACCTTTAAAGAAAATTCGATTGCTGGCGCCATTGATATAGTTAGATATCATTTCATCAGTCAAATCTCCGTAAAGAAATCTTCTTATTTCGGAAATTGCTCGTAACAGATCAGCGTCTTTGTTATTTGCGGGGATGCTCACGGATCTAAGGGTGGAAGGCTTAAGCGGTTGGATTAGGTGCTTGTACAATATATAGCTTATTTCTTTTTTGATATGTGCTACGGATTTGTCTTTTATTGATATTTTCTCTTTGGATAGTTTGTATCCTAAGAAGTCTACAGAATCTTTACATTGTGCGAATTCGCTTTTATGATCTTTAGGGCACAACAAACTTATGCCCTCAGATTTTTCCAAGTTTATCGCGACGCCAGTCTCAGCCGAAAACTTATAAACAATCTCATAGGCTACGTTGATTTTTTGGTAATCATTTGCCCAAATAATCGTGTCGTCTGCATATCGAGCGAATCTTAATCCCGCGAGCTCAAGCTTCTTGTCAAGCTGCCAGCAGACTAGATTCGCTAAGAATAAGGATATTGACGTGCCCTGTGGTATGCCTTTGCCGGATGCCCCTAAAAAAGCCCTTATTACTTTTCGTTCGCTTTCGCTGATTGAAAATCCGTTTTGGTCAAACTGCTGAAATAGATAGTCGTGACGAATGTTATCGAAAAACTTTGAAAAGTCGAACTCTGCAACAAATATCCTAGGAACTTGACCTAGTTCAAGTGATATGTCTTGAATTGCAAAGTGAGCATTACGGTCATCTCTATAAGCGTAAGCAAACGAGCTTAACCTATGTTTATTCTTCTTCAGTAATTGGTGATAAAATAAAGCTGATACCGCAGCATCTGGAATTTGATAAATTGATACTGTGCGATACCCGCCAGATGGCTTGCGAACGTTCATATGTGTAGGCGGATTTGGGATGTAGGTACCCAAAAGTATTTTTCGCGATATTGAGTGCGCGATTTTCTTGCGATTTTTATTTACGTAAAACGGGTTGAATTTTTTATCCACGCTCCATTGTGGTGGCAAGGTGACAAGTTTTTCTCCTGGGTCCAACAATCTTCTAGATCTACGCTCATATTCTAAGTCAACCGAGTTGTGGTAAGCGTGATGACGATCACTTAGCTTTTCCGCCTCAGCTTGGATAAATTTGAGGAGTTGCTTTTCTAATATCATAGATCCCTCTAGATCAAAAAAAAGCCCAACACGAATGCTGAGCTTTTTCCCACGGATGCAACCACGCAAAAATAAATCGCTAAATCCAGCAGTTTCGAGGCTTTCTCTACTTCTGCTGCACATCTCTCTGATAGCTAAATCCAGAGCTTTAGGGCACCCGCTCACCCCCAAGAGGCATGCGTCGATTCTGGCATTAGTTTGAGATAAGAGTCAACATGCCATCATGTTGTGGCGGGTAGATCACCTACGTTTTGAAGACTCCTCAACGCACCGGTGCTGACAGAGTTCTTCCGTTGACGGGGGGCCGCTTCTAGCCGTGTTCCGACCCTCGGCTCAGTAGGTGAGCAACCATAATTTTCCCAGTCTAGAAATGAGCAACCGTGCGGTCAGTAAGTAGTAATAGCGTGTCGCGCCACTGCGCTGCTTCAGGTGATGATTGAGAAACCAGGCAAGGTGTTTCCTCTGCCAAGCCCACGGATTGTCGCATTGCCATCGCTCAGCGATTGCGGATTGGATCACCTTCGCCTGACGCAGATGGCGTTGGCGCGTAGCGCATGATCCCGTCAAAACACCCGACAAGAACAGCTCCATATCAAAGGGCCTGGTCATGTTCTTCCCCCGATGTACGCCGCTACCACCTCAACACGGCCATGCCCCAACTCATAGCTAACTTGCTTTCGGGCTTCTTGATCGAGCTGTCGATTTATTCGATAGCACATACCGCCGTTCACCGGCGCGGGATGATGGGTAATTTGTTCGTAGCGTTCGCAGGCATAGGCCGCCCTCAATTCATGGAAGCCTTTGAGGTACTGCGTACGGAGGATGTCTCGTACGGGCCGGACGACTCCCTGCAAGAAGTCGGAGTAACTTTCGCTCGCTGCAAGCAGGTTGCGGCTACCCTTGGGCGAGAACAGCTCGCAAAACTTCAGGGCGTCACGGATACGATCATCTACCGTAATCCAGCGTGGCGCCGACGCACCAGAGCGGCCTCCTTTGGTGCCGTCCTGGATGTTGATCTTCCCGTGTTGCTCGCACTCACGGATAAGCCGCGGCAGGTCGGCCAAGATGGCCTCACGCAAGCGCATGCCGGTGGCTCGCGCCAACAAGACGATCGCTGCGACCCGTCTCTGGTCAAGACTGCAAAGCGCATCGACGATTTGCTTAACCTGTTCGCGGTCTTGGCCCTGCGGCACCGACTGTCGAACCCCGGTGCGCTGCATAGCCAGCGCCTTGCTCGGGCTTGGCAACTTCACGCACTGATCACCACGAAGCGCCGCCATAGTCCTGTTAACGCTGGATAGTCGGTTTTGTGCGGTGCTGACGGCGAGATCACCGCGGCTAACCATGTCGCGCAGATACGCCGCATAGTCGGCCAGCACCTCCCGATCAATAAGCCGCGCATCATTGAGACCGGGCCCTTGTTCGGAGCGGCACCACTTCACGAATGCCTGCCACCGATCACAGTGTGCCCTCACCGTGCCGTAGTGACCGCCGCCGAACATGTCTTTGAGCGCCTGCGGACCTGCGTAGCTCAATTGCCTGCCGTAGCCGAAATTACGGCCATCGCGTCTACCTACCAATGCCATGTCGGTCACCTCATCAGCCGCTCTCCGATCCTCGCCCCACGTCATCCCGCCAAGAATGCTGAGTGTTATCAGGGATCAAGGCCCCTGCGACCTGTGGGGATGTCCTCTAACGCGGGACTGGCGGCTCCTTACGACCGGGAGCAAGGGCATCTCATGATCTGGCCTCCTCAACACCATTACCGGTGGGCGGGTGGAGGCTGCATTGGCTGACGAGACCAGCGCCTGAAGATCCTGAGCCGGGTGTACGCAGCGGTGCGATGACCGGGGCATGCCTGACTGTCAGTCAGGTGCAGTCCATTCCTGGTCTGCGGCACCATCATCTGCAGTGCTGTTGCTGGTGACATCGGCGTTTGTCACGCCGATTGTCACGAGGGGGATTGCCGCAAAGCCATGTGCGATCAGGGCTGCAGCAATGGTAAAAGTGCCCGTCTCTTTCCGAAGAAAGAGACGGGCACAGGTTGGCGCAACATTCGGCCAATCGGATAGGTTGCTGCAGGGCAGCGAGGTACGGTGTAGCTGGCGCACGAGCGCTATATGTGTAAGAGCATCCATCACATGGGTAGTGACCGGGCGAGCTGCCGGATGCGAATCGCCCTTGGGGAGAACCACCGCGGGAGCGGCGTGACCTTTAAGGTTCGGGTCACCTGGGGTGCTGTCATCGACAGCCTTTGCACGACCAGTTCTACGCCTGTGGATAAACCCGGTCAAGGGCCGAAATTCAGCGCTCTTGGTGACGTGAAAAGCCGTTATCCACCGGTGGAATTCCGTGGTAAATCCCGGACAACGTCGTGGCTTTTAGCTCTTCAAAATGAGGTCCATCCAAACAGGGCGGCTTTGCAGCCCTGTTTGGATGGACCCGCGCTGAGAAGCGGATAAGCGAGGCTGCTTGCCCCGAATCTTGAACGTTCAGTTGTTGCCGCAATTCTTGCGCCTGCACAGCGCTAGCGAATCGGCACCACGTTCTTGTCTCTGACTTGGCCGTACGCTGAAGCGAGCAGGCTGCCGGTGGCGGCTTTCTGGATGTACTCACTCCACCAGGCCATCATCGGCCGCCGTCGCTCGATGTAGTCGGCTCGGTTGTAGGCACTGCGCACATCATCCTTGTCGACGTGCGCCAGGGCGACCTCAATGAGTTCCGGGTCCCAGCCATGCTCATTCAAGATGGTGCTGGCCATCGAGCGCATGCCGTGGCTGACCAACCGATCCTGGAAGCCCATGCGTTTCAACGCCATGTTGGCGGTTTGGCTATTGGCGTGGGTGCGCGGATTTCTGTCTGCTGGGAAGACGTATTCGCGATGGCCGCTGTGAGTCTTCAGTGACTCCAACAGTGCGACAGCGTGATCGCTCAACGGGATGCTATGCGGGCGGCGCTTCTTCATCCGCTCAGGAGGGATAGTCCAGACACGCCTTTCAAAGTCGATGTCTGCCCAGCGAGTGGTCGCCGCCTCTGCGGGGCGAGTCATCGTGTGTAACTGCCATTCGATCAGGCAGCGGGTCGTACGTTTGATACTGGCGTTCGCGATCTCCAGCATGAGCTCGGGAAGTTCTTCGGGTGGAAGCGCGGCCATGTTCTCTTTCTTGGGCTTCTTGAATACTGCCCTGATGCCGGTGAGTGGGTTGGCGAAGACCAGGCCGGAGTTGACGCCGTAGGTCATGATCTCGTTTAACCGCTGGCTGAGACGCTTGACCGTCTCCAGGCTGCCTTTCGCTTCGATTGGGCGAAGCAGTCCGATCACCATCGGCGCGGTGATTTTCGCGAGTGGGGTCGTCTTCAAATCGGGGAGCACGTGCAGCGTGAGCGACCGCCAGATGTCCTCGGCGTAAGCAGGAGTGACCGAGTCTTTCTTGAGCTCGAACCAGGCGGTGGCCACGTTCTCGAAGGTGTGTTCCGTTTCTGCGCGCTTGGCTTCATTCAGCGTATTGCGCCGCACCTTCGGATCGATGCCTTGGGCAAGCAGCTCGCGCGCATCGACTGCCAGCTTACGTGCGTTCGCCAGCGACAGTTCGGGATAGGTCCCGAAGCCGATGTTGATGCGCTTCTTGGTCACCGGGTCGCGGTAGTTGAAATTCCACAGCAACGAGCCGTTGCTGCGTACTCGGAGCTGCAAACCGTCACCGTCAGTGAGGACGTAATCCTTGGACGCGGGTTTGACTCCCTTGAGCTGTCGATCGGAGAGACGGAGGTTTTGAGCAGGCATGAGTTTCTCCTCAGGCACTGATTCGGTATTCCAAAGATTAGCATCGGGTGAGCTGGAATACCGTATGGAATACCCCAACCGCTGGAACTCAAAAACTCTCAAAAGACCGTAAAAGCGCTGGAGGCCGCGTGTTTACTGAGTCGCAGGCACAAAAAAAGACGCCCTTGGACGTCTTTTTTTGATCATTTGGTGGAGCCGGGGGGATTTGAACCCCCGTCCGCCAGTACTCCGCTGTCGGTCCTACATGCGTAGCCGTGTCTATTGAGTTAACCCTCAGCGACCCGACGGGCAGGGTGCTTTGGGCGAGTTGTGTAAGTTTTAGCCGCTTCGTCCACAACGTACTGCACGGCGATTCTGTTCTATATGACAATCATTTTGGGTTTACAGACATCCCCTGATGATTGCTGGACCCGAAGGTACCAGGAGTGCATGTCAGCTGCAATTAAGCAGCGAGAGCAGCACCGTATTGGTCGTCATTGGCAACTATAGGAAGTTGCAACAGTGGATTTACGAGTTCTGTTACCAACTCGGCATGCACCTAAAGTTTCGCAACCGGCGTCGAATCCAAAACGGCCCCGAACCTGCTGTGCTTTCCAGCAGGTAGGTTCAGTGTACGCCAACGTGGCTCGAAAGGCCATCCCAAAGCGTGGCGTGCGGTTTTTTGACTAACCGCCTTTCTGGCTGTTCTGGATTTGCTGGATCGCGCGTTGGGTGATGGAGATGCAGTTCCTGGTGCCTTCCTGTGTGTTTTGCGCCTGGGCCGCCCTGGCCTGCTGGACGCTGTTCTCGATCTCGCCCTGGAGGTCGGCGGCGATGATAGTGGTCTTGGCGCTGCTGATGGTTTGCAGGTTGCTGGCGCACAGGTCTTTTTCGCCGTCGGCGAAGGCCGGTGCGGCAAGCAGTGCGGTGACAACGAACAGGCCGGGCAGTATGGAACGTTTCATGGGGATCTCCTTGAACCTGGGTTCAGGCAGCGAGGTTGCCGAAGCGGCAGATGGGGCCCGGTTGG from Pseudomonas asplenii harbors:
- a CDS encoding integrase domain-containing protein, translated to MALVGRRDGRNFGYGRQLSYAGPQALKDMFGGGHYGTVRAHCDRWQAFVKWCRSEQGPGLNDARLIDREVLADYAAYLRDMVSRGDLAVSTAQNRLSSVNRTMAALRGDQCVKLPSPSKALAMQRTGVRQSVPQGQDREQVKQIVDALCSLDQRRVAAIVLLARATGMRLREAILADLPRLIRECEQHGKINIQDGTKGGRSGASAPRWITVDDRIRDALKFCELFSPKGSRNLLAASESYSDFLQGVVRPVRDILRTQYLKGFHELRAAYACERYEQITHHPAPVNGGMCYRINRQLDQEARKQVSYELGHGRVEVVAAYIGGRT
- a CDS encoding DEAD/DEAH box helicase; the encoded protein is MAISLTWLKNNKLFSEVMKKTSLNIQLDDRELEFILSCAIIFFNEYSGDKRKSTYFEIAYYITLKCAINNNYYQPLLDASSNFGIYPIAQYISKNKLTENLTSTNFTLEYQLEKFLNNDITETYEQKKYREHIIDSNSKENCYIAPTSFGKSTLIVDIIKSRNPKTTAIIVPTKSLLIQTYKLIKANFPLRHIIFHDEMYDGAGDFISIFTQERALRLLKNTSISFDLLVIDEAHNLFEMDARSILLTRLIRRNRLRNPESINYYLSPLISETENLKTYESQKIFERRIASNIKEPDIYELKTNGEQHAYNRFMNEFYHLENESSFVNYIIKNKKEKNFLYLRAPKKVEELSMLVSQKLAYMESIALNDLSQTISNNVHTDFYCVDHIKKGLIYLHGKLPDLIKEYLEHKFSQTKELKYMVANSVILEGVNLPIDNLYILNTYDLDGKSLTNLIGRVNRLNEVFDDSRKSLERLLPPIHFVNSDEFNRKGGKMENKIRLLKNGTFKDKIENPLLLNFDLDRITKDLEIARESTDQESLDDLEQKISKLEYLRSKEDFLIYSDGVESSKVKHTLMESGISSVYYNPESVFGLLEGRLDTIFSSEEWVTSDVIDKVHLFFIKTLENQISDAAFLRLQHPKARDFYKLFTRNLHRLNLKDHLSETVGYFQSIKFTDSGKEFFIGSSYGEIAKNRVDGVHGNNVYIDLSKKTDKELVNLALVKIKIESDFVSYSLNEYVKALYDLRLLTENEYNLHIYGTTKKMNAEFVKMGISGSLVNKLERDKQTGNISISELGEVKYNSEFSKYIKSQDDLVQFEIRKYIDIQ
- a CDS encoding integrase domain-containing protein gives rise to the protein MPAQNLRLSDRQLKGVKPASKDYVLTDGDGLQLRVRSNGSLLWNFNYRDPVTKKRINIGFGTYPELSLANARKLAVDARELLAQGIDPKVRRNTLNEAKRAETEHTFENVATAWFELKKDSVTPAYAEDIWRSLTLHVLPDLKTTPLAKITAPMVIGLLRPIEAKGSLETVKRLSQRLNEIMTYGVNSGLVFANPLTGIRAVFKKPKKENMAALPPEELPELMLEIANASIKRTTRCLIEWQLHTMTRPAEAATTRWADIDFERRVWTIPPERMKKRRPHSIPLSDHAVALLESLKTHSGHREYVFPADRNPRTHANSQTANMALKRMGFQDRLVSHGMRSMASTILNEHGWDPELIEVALAHVDKDDVRSAYNRADYIERRRPMMAWWSEYIQKAATGSLLASAYGQVRDKNVVPIR
- a CDS encoding reverse transcriptase domain-containing protein, which translates into the protein MCSRSRESLETAGFSDLFLRGCIRGKKLSIRVGLFFDLEGSMILEKQLLKFIQAEAEKLSDRHHAYHNSVDLEYERRSRRLLDPGEKLVTLPPQWSVDKKFNPFYVNKNRKKIAHSISRKILLGTYIPNPPTHMNVRKPSGGYRTVSIYQIPDAAVSALFYHQLLKKNKHRLSSFAYAYRDDRNAHFAIQDISLELGQVPRIFVAEFDFSKFFDNIRHDYLFQQFDQNGFSISESERKVIRAFLGASGKGIPQGTSISLFLANLVCWQLDKKLELAGLRFARYADDTIIWANDYQKINVAYEIVYKFSAETGVAINLEKSEGISLLCPKDHKSEFAQCKDSVDFLGYKLSKEKISIKDKSVAHIKKEISYILYKHLIQPLKPSTLRSVSIPANNKDADLLRAISEIRRFLYGDLTDEMISNYINGASNRIFFKGTMSFYPLLNDESQLRQLDTWLVLAVFKSIKLRKSLLSKHGYNRSHSSPFNIRKKDIASTLRKQKVDGKKRLQLPSFFFIYQALKKGLSDMGVEGVMNPKSNMYNY